A single region of the Rathayibacter rathayi genome encodes:
- a CDS encoding response regulator, with product MKPAAHHDAAEGPLVRVAIVDDHESVRLGVAAAVHSAGMQVVAAAETVQALESTIGSAEIEVLVLDLSLNDGSSITSNVKWGQVRGSAVLVHSIADRVVAVREALAAGAAGVIPKSSPMSTVVAAIRTVARGEVLNNLEWASAIDADDDFARAVLGRRERDVLHLYASGLPLKLVADRLQISVSTAKEYLDRIREKYVEIGRPAPTKVDLLRRAVEDGILPGIDPDDGDGGR from the coding sequence ATGAAACCCGCCGCCCACCATGATGCAGCCGAGGGTCCGCTGGTGCGGGTGGCGATCGTGGACGACCACGAATCCGTGCGCCTCGGCGTCGCCGCCGCCGTCCACAGTGCGGGGATGCAGGTCGTCGCCGCCGCCGAGACGGTGCAGGCGCTCGAGAGCACGATCGGCAGCGCCGAGATCGAAGTGCTCGTCCTGGACCTGTCCCTGAACGACGGATCGAGCATCACCAGCAATGTGAAATGGGGGCAGGTGCGCGGCTCCGCGGTCCTCGTGCACAGCATCGCCGACCGTGTGGTGGCGGTGCGTGAGGCGCTCGCCGCCGGTGCTGCCGGGGTCATCCCCAAGTCTTCGCCGATGTCGACCGTCGTCGCCGCAATTCGCACCGTCGCTCGCGGTGAGGTGCTCAACAATCTGGAGTGGGCCTCGGCGATCGACGCCGACGACGACTTCGCTCGTGCCGTGCTCGGCCGCCGCGAGCGCGACGTTCTGCACCTCTATGCCTCGGGTCTGCCGCTGAAGCTGGTGGCCGATCGGCTCCAGATCTCGGTGTCGACGGCGAAGGAGTATCTCGACCGGATTCGCGAGAAGTACGTCGAGATCGGGCGTCCGGCGCCGACGAAGGTCGATTTGCTGCGGCGCGCGGTCGAGGACGGCATTCTCCCGGGCATCGACCCGGACGACGGCGATGGCGGGCGCTGA
- a CDS encoding PTS sugar transporter subunit IIA, which translates to MPLDALPEEAVALRHSAGSWREAVLEAGRALERTGAVDAAYSRRMVEQVDVLGPYIVLAPGLALAHARPGNDVFADGLSVVTLAEPVAFGHSTNDPVSVVIGIAATRAHGHLGFVSGLADVLSRPDAVGALAAARTVRSINAVLTDDTPHHPHQGRSA; encoded by the coding sequence GTGCCGCTGGACGCGCTGCCCGAGGAGGCGGTGGCCCTGCGCCACTCCGCTGGATCCTGGCGCGAGGCCGTGCTCGAGGCCGGACGCGCCCTCGAGCGCACTGGAGCGGTCGACGCCGCCTACTCCCGGCGGATGGTCGAGCAGGTCGACGTGCTCGGCCCCTACATCGTCCTTGCGCCGGGGCTCGCCCTCGCGCACGCCCGGCCGGGCAACGACGTGTTCGCCGACGGCCTCTCCGTCGTCACGCTCGCCGAACCGGTCGCCTTCGGGCACAGCACCAACGACCCGGTCTCTGTCGTCATCGGGATCGCGGCCACCCGAGCGCACGGTCACCTCGGCTTTGTCTCCGGACTCGCCGACGTGCTCAGCCGCCCGGACGCGGTCGGCGCACTCGCCGCCGCCCGCACCGTCCGCAGCATCAACGCCGTCCTCACCGACGACACCCCGCACCACCCGCACCAAGGAAGAAGCGCATGA
- a CDS encoding sensor histidine kinase — MAGAEASTARRNAGRERIDTIISTVVSFFGFGFGVQTVPPILAQLPLLRPEVAWPVLVLVFGSLSGAVVTAVLRRGSRVTAVLVAVGVFVAVVTWPAAVAPGVASRETPWVWYLLTIGTAFCTIAAPLRVAIAYAGVTTVLFGVLRVLPSGGGADPTRAILDAAYVGIVGFVMLVLITVLRQSADQVDRAQTTATQQYEAAMRQHAGEVERVEVDALVHDNVLATLLSAASAESPAERALVSSMAQRTLAVLLPDHDPETPEGLVPLERLHRRLALAASTFGTEMAVKTAEGVDPRRTTLPRSVAEALLGAVNQALANSVQHAGPSGSVLRVVHGLLGDGVLEIVVEDNGRGFRLADVPRERLGIRLSILERVHNARGIARIDSAPGEGTRVVLSWHATAGSAR; from the coding sequence ATGGCGGGCGCTGAGGCCTCGACCGCCCGCCGGAACGCCGGGCGCGAGCGGATCGACACGATCATCAGTACGGTCGTGTCCTTCTTCGGATTCGGTTTCGGCGTGCAGACCGTGCCGCCGATCCTCGCCCAGCTGCCGCTGCTGCGCCCTGAGGTCGCCTGGCCGGTGCTGGTGTTGGTGTTCGGATCGCTAAGCGGCGCCGTGGTCACCGCCGTCCTGCGGCGCGGTTCGCGGGTCACGGCCGTCCTGGTCGCCGTCGGGGTCTTCGTCGCTGTGGTGACCTGGCCGGCGGCCGTCGCTCCCGGGGTCGCTAGCCGCGAGACGCCCTGGGTCTGGTACTTGCTGACCATCGGCACCGCCTTCTGCACCATCGCGGCACCGCTGCGTGTCGCGATCGCGTACGCCGGCGTGACGACCGTGCTGTTCGGGGTGCTCCGCGTGCTGCCCTCCGGAGGCGGAGCGGATCCGACGCGCGCGATCCTCGACGCTGCCTACGTCGGGATCGTCGGTTTCGTGATGCTGGTGCTGATCACCGTGCTCCGGCAATCGGCCGATCAGGTCGACCGCGCTCAGACCACGGCCACGCAGCAGTACGAGGCCGCGATGCGCCAGCACGCCGGCGAGGTGGAGCGGGTCGAGGTCGACGCTCTGGTGCACGACAACGTGCTCGCCACCCTCCTCTCCGCCGCGTCCGCCGAGTCGCCGGCCGAGCGTGCTCTCGTCTCGTCGATGGCGCAGCGCACACTCGCAGTGCTCCTGCCGGATCACGATCCCGAGACGCCGGAGGGCCTGGTCCCGCTGGAGCGCTTGCACCGTCGACTGGCGCTTGCCGCGTCCACCTTCGGGACCGAGATGGCCGTCAAGACGGCGGAGGGTGTGGATCCGCGGCGGACGACTTTGCCCCGCTCGGTGGCCGAGGCGCTGCTCGGAGCCGTTAATCAGGCCCTCGCCAACAGCGTTCAGCACGCCGGACCGAGCGGCAGCGTCCTCCGCGTCGTCCACGGGCTGCTCGGCGACGGCGTCCTGGAGATCGTGGTGGAGGACAACGGTCGCGGCTTCCGGTTGGCCGATGTGCCGCGTGAGCGGCTGGGCATCCGGCTGTCGATCCTCGAGCGGGTGCACAACGCACGCGGCATCGCCCGGATCGATTCGGCTCCGGGAGAGGGGACGCGGGTCGTCCTCTCCTGGCACGCGACTGCAGGAAGTGCGCGATGA
- a CDS encoding class I SAM-dependent RNA methyltransferase: protein MAQTPPRVSARPDGADDALGTEIDLDISNVAHGGVFVARHEGRVVFVPDVLPGERVRARVSEVRHDSFWRAEALEVLEASEHRVEHVWPEADLDRRPEERVGGAEFGHADLAYQRELKRLVLVDSFARFARRDVAVEVSPIASDDAAGGLGWRTRNRLHVDDDGRVGPYAARSHHVVTVQSLPLATADSSLVAPLGERLAPGSVVDLVDAAGSEGAAVLVHDPADKRARRDRTVVSEFVAGRTFLVDRTGFWQVHRGAAAALFEAVQAAVDAESADPGAANHDLYGGVGLLAAALADRLGAGVRVTSVESDSRATEHALENLADQVGARAVTARVDRYLRDVLAQADARERSRWRAATVVLDPPRSGAGRAVTEALAELRPAQLVYVACDPVALARDVGALTAEGYDLAALDGFDLFPHTSHVEAVARLVRRGD from the coding sequence ATGGCACAGACCCCGCCCCGAGTATCCGCCCGCCCCGACGGGGCCGACGACGCACTCGGGACCGAGATCGACCTCGACATTAGCAACGTCGCTCATGGCGGAGTGTTCGTCGCCCGCCACGAGGGCCGCGTCGTCTTCGTCCCGGACGTCCTCCCCGGTGAGCGCGTCCGGGCTCGGGTCAGCGAGGTGCGGCACGACAGCTTCTGGCGAGCCGAGGCCCTGGAGGTGCTGGAGGCCTCGGAGCATCGGGTCGAGCACGTCTGGCCCGAGGCTGATCTCGACCGTCGTCCCGAGGAGCGGGTCGGGGGCGCTGAGTTCGGCCACGCCGACCTGGCCTATCAGCGCGAGCTCAAGCGTCTGGTGCTGGTCGACTCCTTCGCCCGCTTCGCCCGCCGCGACGTGGCGGTGGAGGTCTCGCCGATCGCCAGTGACGACGCGGCCGGCGGCCTCGGCTGGCGCACCCGCAACCGCCTGCACGTCGATGACGACGGCCGCGTCGGTCCGTATGCCGCGCGCAGCCACCACGTCGTTACGGTGCAGTCGCTGCCTCTGGCGACCGCGGACTCGTCGCTGGTCGCACCTCTCGGCGAGCGCCTCGCGCCCGGATCCGTCGTCGACCTCGTGGACGCCGCGGGCTCCGAGGGCGCCGCGGTGCTCGTGCACGACCCCGCCGACAAGCGCGCGCGCCGCGACCGCACCGTGGTGAGCGAGTTCGTCGCCGGCCGCACCTTTCTGGTTGATCGTACCGGCTTCTGGCAGGTGCACCGCGGAGCGGCCGCCGCGCTGTTCGAGGCCGTCCAGGCGGCCGTCGATGCGGAGTCGGCGGATCCGGGCGCGGCGAACCACGACCTCTACGGCGGCGTGGGCCTGCTCGCCGCTGCTCTGGCCGACCGCCTCGGAGCCGGAGTCCGTGTGACCAGCGTCGAGAGCGACTCCCGCGCCACCGAACACGCCCTCGAGAACCTCGCCGACCAGGTCGGCGCCCGTGCGGTGACCGCCCGGGTCGATCGCTACCTCCGCGACGTGCTCGCCCAGGCCGATGCTCGCGAGCGCTCGCGGTGGCGGGCAGCGACGGTGGTCCTCGATCCGCCCCGTTCAGGTGCTGGTCGCGCGGTCACCGAGGCGCTGGCGGAGCTGCGACCAGCCCAACTCGTCTACGTCGCCTGCGATCCGGTCGCGCTCGCCCGTGACGTCGGGGCACTGACCGCGGAGGGCTACGATCTCGCGGCTCTCGACGGGTTCGACCTCTTCCCGCACACCTCGCATGTGGAGGCAGTCGCGCGACTGGTCCGCCGGGGGGACTGA
- a CDS encoding PTS sugar transporter subunit IIB, which yields MKIVTLCGAGIGTSAILKLGAERALETLDLEAEVIASDLSSVDALAADAQVILTSSELVDHIGRTFAEVVIIDNYLDQNEITAKIEKALG from the coding sequence ATGAAGATCGTCACCCTCTGCGGCGCCGGAATCGGCACCTCCGCCATCCTCAAGCTCGGCGCCGAGCGCGCACTCGAAACCCTCGACCTCGAAGCCGAGGTCATCGCCTCCGACCTGAGTTCCGTCGACGCGCTCGCTGCCGACGCGCAGGTGATCCTTACCTCCAGCGAACTCGTCGACCACATCGGCCGCACCTTCGCCGAAGTCGTCATCATCGACAACTACCTCGACCAGAACGAGATCACGGCGAAGATCGAGAAAGCGCTGGGCTGA
- a CDS encoding Maf family protein: MRLYLASTSPARLALLRAAGIEPVVVPSAVDEPAALARAEQERGAVLDADATVSLLARAKAHAVLNPEVDGLVLGGDSAFVLDGVVHGKPHQPERARERWRAQRGRTGRLHSGHWLIDHRGGRIVAQAGAVTSATVTFAADIDDAEIDAYVATGEPLEVAGAFTIDGRGAGFITAIEGDPSTVIGMSVPTLRSLVRSLGVDWTALWNR; this comes from the coding sequence GTGCGCCTCTACCTCGCCTCCACGTCCCCGGCGCGCCTCGCGCTGCTGCGGGCCGCAGGGATCGAGCCCGTCGTCGTCCCCTCCGCGGTGGACGAGCCCGCGGCCCTCGCCCGCGCCGAGCAGGAGCGGGGCGCGGTGCTGGATGCGGACGCCACCGTCTCGCTGCTCGCGCGCGCCAAGGCGCACGCCGTGCTGAATCCCGAGGTCGACGGACTGGTGCTCGGCGGCGACTCGGCGTTCGTGCTCGACGGCGTCGTACACGGCAAGCCGCACCAGCCGGAGCGAGCCCGCGAGCGCTGGCGGGCCCAGCGCGGACGCACCGGCCGCCTCCACTCCGGCCACTGGTTGATCGACCACCGCGGCGGGCGGATCGTCGCACAGGCCGGTGCGGTCACCTCCGCCACCGTCACGTTCGCCGCGGACATCGACGACGCCGAGATCGACGCCTACGTCGCCACCGGCGAGCCGCTCGAAGTGGCCGGCGCCTTCACGATCGACGGCCGCGGCGCCGGGTTCATCACCGCGATCGAGGGCGACCCCTCGACGGTGATCGGGATGTCGGTGCCGACCCTCCGCTCGCTGGTGCGCAGCCTCGGCGTCGACTGGACAGCGCTCTGGAACCGCTGA
- a CDS encoding NAD(P)H-quinone dehydrogenase, producing MAYEFERAQRIAVLGGGPGGYEAAIAGAQLGAEVTLVERVGVGGSAVITDVVPSKSLIATAEATNAIGEAADLGVQFFTRSEQNKPVRPDVAVNLATVNKRLLGLARQQSEDMRANLVHNGVRIVQGDGRLDGSNALIVSTAAGGEGTDFDRIEADTIIVSVGASPRVLPTAAPDGERILSWTQLYNLTSVPEHLIVVGSGVTGAEFASAYRALGARVTLISSRDQVLPGEDADAAAVIENVFKRNGMVVLSKSRADRVERTETGVQAVLSDGRVVEGSHCLMAVGSVPNTVGIGLEDAGVQLTESGHIRVNRVARTSVPSIYAAGDCTTFLPLASVAAMQGRTGVFHAMGDAVNPTEVRNVAANIFTQPEIATVGWNQREIEEGIAQGEIYKLPLAANPRAKMMGIRDGFVKLFARTGSGTVIGGVIVAPKASELIFPLALAVEHRLTVDQVARAFTVYPSLTGSISDAARAMHIVT from the coding sequence ATGGCTTACGAGTTCGAGCGCGCGCAGAGGATCGCTGTACTCGGAGGGGGCCCGGGGGGCTATGAGGCCGCCATTGCGGGGGCGCAGCTCGGCGCCGAGGTCACCCTCGTCGAGCGGGTCGGAGTGGGCGGCTCGGCCGTCATCACGGACGTCGTCCCGTCGAAGTCGCTGATTGCGACGGCCGAGGCCACGAACGCCATCGGCGAAGCTGCCGACCTCGGCGTGCAGTTCTTCACCCGCTCGGAGCAGAACAAGCCGGTCCGTCCGGACGTGGCGGTGAACCTCGCGACGGTGAACAAGCGCCTCCTCGGCCTCGCACGCCAGCAGTCCGAGGACATGCGCGCGAACCTGGTGCACAACGGCGTCCGCATCGTGCAGGGCGACGGTCGCCTGGACGGCTCCAACGCGCTGATCGTGTCGACGGCGGCCGGCGGCGAGGGCACGGACTTCGACCGCATCGAGGCGGACACCATCATCGTGTCGGTCGGTGCCAGTCCGCGAGTGCTCCCGACGGCGGCTCCCGACGGCGAGCGGATCCTCAGCTGGACCCAGCTCTACAACCTCACGTCCGTCCCCGAGCACCTGATCGTGGTCGGCTCCGGAGTGACCGGAGCGGAGTTCGCCTCCGCCTACCGCGCGCTCGGCGCCCGGGTCACCCTCATCTCCTCCCGTGACCAGGTGCTGCCCGGCGAGGACGCCGACGCGGCCGCCGTGATCGAGAACGTCTTCAAGCGCAATGGCATGGTCGTGCTCTCGAAGTCGCGCGCCGACCGCGTCGAGCGGACCGAGACGGGCGTGCAGGCCGTGCTCTCGGACGGACGTGTCGTCGAGGGCTCGCACTGCCTGATGGCCGTCGGCTCGGTGCCGAACACGGTGGGGATCGGCCTGGAGGACGCCGGCGTGCAGCTGACGGAATCGGGTCACATCCGCGTCAACCGCGTCGCCCGCACCAGCGTCCCCTCCATCTATGCGGCGGGGGATTGCACCACGTTCCTCCCGCTCGCCTCCGTCGCCGCCATGCAGGGCCGCACCGGCGTGTTCCACGCGATGGGGGACGCCGTGAACCCGACCGAGGTCCGCAATGTCGCGGCGAACATCTTCACGCAGCCCGAGATCGCGACCGTCGGCTGGAATCAGCGCGAGATCGAGGAGGGGATCGCGCAGGGCGAGATCTACAAGCTCCCGCTCGCCGCGAATCCGCGGGCGAAGATGATGGGCATCCGCGACGGTTTCGTGAAGCTGTTCGCGCGCACCGGCTCCGGCACCGTCATCGGAGGCGTCATCGTCGCCCCGAAGGCGAGCGAGCTGATCTTCCCGCTAGCTCTCGCCGTCGAGCACCGTCTGACCGTCGACCAAGTCGCCCGTGCCTTCACCGTCTACCCGAGCCTCACCGGCTCGATCTCGGACGCTGCCCGCGCCATGCACATCGTCACCTAA
- a CDS encoding phospho-sugar mutase, translating to MSADVRDLAADWLAQDPDPETRAELVGLLSASDSGDASAQAELEDRFGARLAFGTAGLRGSIAAGSNRMNRVLVSQAAVGLADHLLAQGLSRPVVVIGFDGRKNSRIFAEDSAALMAGAGVDAVLLPRLLPTPVLAFAVRHLGADAGVMVTASHNPPQDNGYKVYLGGADEGSQIVPPADSEIAERILAVARDRRVPELPRGDYRLADESVVTAYVEATAAVGRQSAPLRVVYTAMHGVGWETAHRVLSAAGFDEPAVVVEQIEPDAAFPTVTFPNPEEAGALDLAFATARSGRAELIVANDPDADRFAAAVPDASTPEGFRRLTGNEVGALLGWRAAEQARREGRSGGALACSIVSSPALGAVATDYGLDFAETLTGFKWISRVPDLVFGYEEALGYLVNPGTVRDKDGVSAALAFLSLASALAAEERTVDDELAAFAERFGLFGSEQISLRVTDLSEIGRIMAGLRATPPIAIGGLAVERSEDLLAEGGALPPTDALRFSLDGARLIARPSGTEPKVKLYLDAWSHEPAATARRSAVSSRLAALRAGAAALLA from the coding sequence GTGAGCGCCGACGTCCGAGACCTCGCCGCGGACTGGCTCGCGCAGGACCCCGACCCCGAGACGCGCGCGGAGTTGGTCGGCCTGCTGAGCGCCTCCGACTCCGGTGACGCCTCGGCGCAGGCCGAGCTGGAGGACCGCTTCGGCGCACGCCTGGCCTTCGGTACCGCGGGCCTGCGGGGCTCGATCGCGGCCGGCTCCAATCGGATGAACCGCGTGCTGGTCTCGCAGGCCGCCGTCGGCCTCGCGGACCACCTGCTCGCGCAGGGCCTCTCGCGGCCGGTGGTCGTGATCGGCTTCGACGGCCGGAAGAACTCGCGGATCTTCGCCGAGGACTCCGCTGCGCTGATGGCGGGCGCCGGGGTCGACGCGGTGCTGCTGCCGCGCCTGCTGCCCACTCCGGTGCTGGCCTTCGCCGTGCGCCACCTCGGCGCGGACGCCGGGGTGATGGTCACGGCGAGCCACAATCCGCCGCAGGACAACGGCTACAAGGTGTACCTCGGCGGCGCCGACGAGGGCTCGCAGATCGTGCCGCCCGCCGACTCCGAGATCGCCGAGCGGATCCTCGCGGTCGCGCGCGACAGGCGGGTCCCGGAGTTGCCGCGCGGCGACTACCGGCTCGCGGACGAATCTGTGGTGACCGCCTATGTCGAGGCGACCGCCGCGGTCGGCCGGCAGTCGGCTCCGCTGCGCGTGGTCTACACGGCGATGCACGGGGTGGGGTGGGAGACGGCGCACCGGGTGCTCTCGGCGGCCGGCTTCGACGAGCCCGCCGTCGTGGTCGAGCAGATCGAGCCGGATGCGGCGTTTCCCACGGTCACGTTCCCGAATCCGGAGGAGGCGGGCGCGCTGGACCTGGCGTTCGCGACCGCGCGCTCCGGCCGCGCTGAGCTGATCGTCGCGAACGACCCGGATGCCGACCGCTTCGCCGCCGCCGTGCCCGATGCCTCCACTCCCGAGGGCTTCCGTCGTCTCACCGGCAACGAGGTCGGAGCGCTCCTGGGCTGGCGCGCGGCCGAGCAGGCCCGCCGGGAGGGCCGCAGTGGCGGGGCTCTCGCCTGCTCGATCGTCTCGTCCCCCGCTCTGGGCGCCGTCGCGACAGACTACGGTCTCGATTTCGCCGAGACGCTCACGGGCTTCAAATGGATTTCGCGGGTCCCCGACCTCGTTTTCGGCTACGAGGAGGCGCTTGGCTACCTCGTGAATCCCGGCACGGTCCGCGATAAGGACGGTGTCTCGGCCGCGCTCGCCTTCCTCTCCCTCGCCAGTGCTCTCGCCGCCGAGGAGCGCACCGTCGATGATGAGCTGGCGGCGTTCGCGGAGCGGTTCGGGCTCTTCGGGTCGGAGCAGATCTCGCTCCGCGTGACCGATCTCTCCGAGATTGGCCGGATCATGGCCGGGCTGCGGGCGACCCCTCCCATCGCGATCGGCGGGCTCGCCGTCGAGCGGAGCGAGGACCTGCTCGCCGAGGGCGGCGCGCTGCCCCCGACCGACGCGCTGCGCTTCTCCCTCGACGGGGCCCGCCTCATCGCGCGCCCGAGCGGCACGGAGCCGAAGGTGAAGCTCTACCTCGACGCCTGGTCGCACGAGCCCGCCGCCACCGCCCGCCGCTCAGCCGTCTCGTCCCGCCTCGCCGCTCTGCGCGCCGGCGCCGCCGCCCTGCTCGCCTGA
- a CDS encoding purine-nucleoside phosphorylase — protein MADLTLHPLDTPDADPFEIAARAAAQIAEATGVEKHDIALTLGSGWGKAADAIGETTATVHATEILGFSQPAVHGHGGTLRSVLLPTGKRALIIGARTHYYEGYGVRRVAHSVRTAAATGASVMILTNGAGGIKEHWTPGTPVLISDHINLTADSPLEGATFIDLTDLYSARLRELARGTRPELDEGVYVQFRGPHYESPAEVQMAKIIGGHIVGMSTALEAIAAREAGMEVLGMSLITNLAAGIQKTPLSHEEVLEAGRDAEDDLARLLTGITSAL, from the coding sequence ATGGCCGACCTGACCCTGCATCCGCTCGACACTCCCGACGCCGATCCCTTCGAGATCGCGGCCCGCGCCGCCGCACAGATCGCCGAGGCGACAGGCGTGGAGAAGCACGACATCGCCCTCACCCTGGGCAGCGGCTGGGGCAAGGCCGCCGACGCGATCGGCGAGACGACCGCGACAGTCCACGCCACCGAGATCCTCGGGTTCTCACAGCCGGCCGTGCATGGCCACGGCGGCACGCTGCGCTCCGTGCTGCTGCCCACCGGCAAGCGCGCGCTGATCATCGGCGCGCGCACCCACTACTACGAGGGCTACGGCGTGCGGCGTGTCGCGCACAGCGTCCGCACCGCCGCCGCGACGGGCGCCTCGGTGATGATCCTCACCAACGGCGCCGGCGGTATCAAGGAGCACTGGACGCCGGGAACGCCGGTCTTGATCAGCGACCACATCAACCTGACCGCCGACTCCCCGCTGGAGGGCGCGACCTTCATCGACCTCACCGACCTCTATTCCGCCCGGCTCCGCGAGCTGGCCCGCGGCACGCGGCCGGAACTCGACGAGGGCGTGTACGTGCAGTTCCGCGGCCCGCACTACGAGAGCCCGGCCGAGGTGCAGATGGCGAAGATCATCGGCGGGCACATCGTCGGCATGTCGACCGCCCTCGAGGCCATCGCCGCGCGCGAGGCGGGCATGGAGGTCCTGGGCATGTCGCTCATCACGAACCTCGCCGCGGGGATCCAGAAGACGCCCCTCAGCCACGAGGAGGTCCTGGAGGCCGGTCGCGACGCCGAGGACGACCTCGCCCGCCTGCTCACCGGGATCACGAGCGCGCTGTGA
- a CDS encoding acetyl/propionyl/methylcrotonyl-CoA carboxylase subunit alpha, with translation MPKITKVLIANRGEIAVRVIRAARDSGIASVAVYADQDRDAVHSRLADEAYALGGTTSAQTYLVIDKLLSVARRSGANAVHPGYGFLAENADFARAVIDAGLIWIGPGPDAIERLGDKVSARHVAEKVGAPLAPGTLNPVSGAAEVLEFVDQHGLPVAIKAAFGGGGRGLKVAREREEIEELFASATREAVAAFGRGECFVEKYLDQPRHVETQCLADAYGTVVVVSTRDCSLQRRHQKLVEEAPAPFLTDEQNAELYRASKAILKEVGYLGAGTCEFLIGKDGTVSFLEVNTRLQVEHPVSEEVTGIDLVREQFRLAEGGALDEADPAPRGHSFEFRINGEDAGRGFLPAPGPVHVFKAPGGPGVRVDSGVVAGDVISGSFDSLLAKLIVTGDSREQALERSRRALAEFEVTGLPTVLPFHRAIVEDPAFAPAGGAPFSIYTRWIETEFENTIPAWSGEPGATPEAAARQNVVVEVDGRRVEVTLPGDFVGSGPARGAAAATPKRRGSSSVSTVTGDSVASPMQATIVKVAVAEGDTVVAGDLVVVLEAMKMEQPLTAHKDGTVTTLNAQAGSTVPAGHVLLHIVSP, from the coding sequence ATGCCGAAGATTACGAAGGTGCTCATCGCCAACCGAGGCGAGATCGCCGTCCGAGTCATCCGCGCCGCCCGCGACAGCGGGATCGCCTCCGTCGCCGTCTACGCCGACCAGGACCGCGACGCCGTGCACAGCCGCCTCGCCGACGAGGCCTACGCCCTCGGCGGGACCACCAGCGCCCAGACCTACCTCGTCATCGACAAGCTGCTCTCGGTGGCGCGCCGCTCCGGGGCCAACGCCGTGCACCCCGGCTACGGATTCCTCGCCGAGAACGCCGACTTCGCCCGCGCCGTCATCGACGCTGGACTGATCTGGATTGGCCCCGGTCCGGATGCCATCGAACGCCTGGGCGATAAGGTCTCGGCCCGCCATGTGGCCGAAAAGGTCGGCGCTCCGCTCGCTCCGGGAACCCTCAATCCCGTTTCAGGCGCCGCCGAAGTGCTCGAGTTCGTCGACCAGCACGGCCTCCCCGTCGCGATCAAGGCGGCGTTCGGAGGCGGCGGGCGCGGCCTCAAGGTCGCCCGCGAACGCGAGGAGATCGAGGAGCTCTTCGCCTCCGCCACCCGCGAAGCCGTCGCCGCCTTCGGCCGTGGCGAGTGCTTCGTCGAGAAGTACCTCGATCAGCCGCGCCACGTCGAGACCCAGTGCCTGGCCGATGCGTACGGCACTGTCGTCGTCGTCTCCACCCGCGACTGCTCCCTCCAGCGCCGCCACCAAAAGCTCGTGGAGGAGGCGCCCGCGCCGTTCCTGACCGACGAGCAGAACGCCGAGCTCTACCGCGCGTCAAAGGCGATCCTGAAGGAGGTCGGCTACCTCGGCGCCGGCACCTGCGAGTTTCTGATCGGCAAGGACGGCACGGTGTCCTTCCTCGAGGTGAACACGCGCCTCCAGGTCGAGCACCCCGTGTCGGAGGAGGTTACCGGCATCGACCTCGTCCGCGAGCAGTTCCGCCTCGCCGAGGGCGGCGCGCTCGACGAGGCCGATCCGGCGCCCCGCGGCCACTCCTTCGAGTTCCGGATCAACGGCGAGGACGCGGGCCGCGGCTTCCTCCCCGCCCCCGGCCCAGTACACGTCTTCAAGGCGCCCGGCGGACCCGGGGTCCGCGTCGACTCCGGCGTCGTGGCGGGCGACGTGATCTCCGGCTCCTTCGACTCGCTTCTCGCAAAGTTGATCGTCACCGGCGACAGCCGCGAGCAGGCGCTCGAGCGCTCGCGCCGCGCGCTTGCCGAGTTCGAGGTCACCGGACTGCCGACCGTGCTCCCCTTCCACCGCGCGATCGTCGAAGACCCGGCCTTCGCCCCCGCGGGCGGCGCCCCCTTCTCGATCTACACCCGCTGGATCGAGACAGAGTTCGAGAACACGATCCCGGCCTGGAGCGGCGAGCCCGGCGCGACCCCCGAGGCGGCAGCCCGCCAGAACGTGGTCGTCGAGGTCGACGGACGCCGCGTCGAGGTCACCCTGCCCGGCGACTTCGTCGGCTCCGGCCCCGCGCGCGGAGCCGCCGCGGCCACCCCGAAGCGCCGAGGCTCCTCCTCCGTCAGCACGGTCACGGGCGACTCGGTGGCCTCGCCGATGCAGGCCACGATCGTCAAGGTCGCCGTCGCCGAGGGCGACACCGTCGTCGCCGGCGACCTCGTCGTCGTGCTCGAAGCGATGAAGATGGAGCAGCCGCTCACCGCCCACAAGGACGGCACCGTCACGACCCTCAACGCGCAGGCCGGCTCCACCGTCCCCGCTGGCCATGTGCTCCTGCACATCGTCAGCCCCTAG